In the Streptomyces coeruleoprunus genome, CACGTCGTCCTGGCCCTCGTACCGTCCCTGCCAGGCCGCGGTCATGCGCCAGCTGGAGCGCAGTTCGACGATCAGCTCGGCGAGCAGCGTCAGCGCGGGCTCGGCGAGGGTGCCGGGGGCCGCGAGGGCCCGCTGGACGTGCTCACGGTCCTGGTCGGCGGACTGCGGCAGGGTCGCCAGGGCGGAGAGGCCCGCCTCGACCGTCCCGACGGTGGTCTCGACGACGGAGAGCGCCGGCTCCCGGACGCCGGGCGCCTGCTGGAGGTTCACCATGTCGGCGAGCTTCCAGACCAGCATCTTCGGCTCGACGAGCGCGTACTCGGCCTCGGCCGAGCCCGGCCACATCTCGTGCGCGACGACGTGGTCCTGGCCGATCATCATGCCGTGGTGCAGCTTGCCCTGCCGGCCGGCCGCCTCCAGGGAGAGGACCACGACCGGCGACAGGACCGTCTTCATCAGGGGCAGCAGCAGATGGGACAGCTTGCCGGCCCGGGTGATCAGGCCGCACTCCACCAGTTCCTTCCTGGCCGCCGCGAACTCATCGGGCAAGTCCTCCCCCGCGGCCAGCTCGGACAGCACGATCACATGCTCGTCCGCCAGCCGGAAGCGGGAGCGGGAGACGTCGAACGAAGGCATATCTCACTCACTTGGTAGGCACAGCGGTCAGTACTGGGACTCGGCCCAGAGGTCGAAGATTCTGGAGAAACCCGCGCGGACGGCGCCCCGCCGGGTGAGGACGGACCGGTCGACGCCGGCGAAGAGCGCCGCGAGGGCGATGTCGGCGTGCAGGACGCGGCCCGCCGCCTGCACCGTCATCCGCTTGCTCTTGCCGCGGCCCGACTGCCGCACGGTGAGGACGACTCCCGGATCCTCGCCGTCGGCGATCCGGGAGAGCGTGTAGCTCTTCCGGTCGATCGCGGTGAGCCGGTAGTCGTCCCCCAGGTACCTCATGCGCAGCGAGCGGCCCCCGTGGGTCAGTGCCCACCTGTTGCGGCTCAGCTGCACGAGGCCGTCCCCCAGGCGGAGGGTCGCCCGGTTCAGGGACGGCCTGGACATGCCCTCCGTGTGGATCCCCCGCGCCTCGAAGGTGCCCGTGGGGATCAGGCCGCCCCGCACCTCCGTGACGACCCGCTCGCGGCGGTGCGGCGCGGCCGGGTGGACGACCCGGATGTCGCCGAACTCAGGGGACGTCCCCTGCCAGCCCCACTGGGTGGGTTCGCCCCTCCTCCGCTCCTTCCAGTGGGTGAGCGTGAACGGGGTGATGGTGGTGTGCATGTCTTCCCTCGTCGGTCGAAGGGGCCTCGTCAGTCGAACGGGTTGAGGGCGCTGCCGACCTTCTTCAGGCCGCCCCCCAGGTCCGAGGCCTTGTCACCGATCCAGTCGCCGGCCTTCTCCGCCGCGTTGCCGATGGCCTCGCGGTTCTCCCAGATCAGCGCACCGCCGTAGGCGATGCCGGTGCCGACGGCCAGACCCAGGGTGACCGGGTTGGGCGCCACCATGAGGGCGGTCGTGGAGGCGCTGAAAGCCGTACCGGTGAGGTCGGTGGCGAACTTGTCGGGCTTTGCCTTGATCATGTCCAGGTCGTACGTGGCGAGGTTGGCCACGCCGTACGCGGTCGTCGCGACACCGCCGACGACGCCTGCGCCACGAAGCCATCCGGCGGCCTTCGCCGCGTTCGCCAGGCCGCCGTTCTGGGCGACCCTGACGAGGTTGGCCTCGGACGCCGCCGGCATGCGGAAGACGCCGTTCTTCATGTACCCGCCGAACATCGCCGCCTCGTCCGACCCGGTGATGGCGGTGATCATGCCGGGGGGCACACGGCTGAGCAGGGTGCCGGGCGCGGCGGGAAGGCGGTTGTTGACGAAGTTGGCGAGGAAGGTGCCGGGCGCCGCGACGTCCTTGCCCGTCTTCAGGGCCTTGTACAGCTTGTACGAGCCCTTCACGGTCATGCCCAGCGCGGCCGCGAACCCGGCGGCGGTGAGCGTGCCCTTCTGTACGGCCGCGTACAGCTCCCCGAGGTGCTTGCTGCCGGTGAGCTTCTCCACACCCGACTGCTGGAGGCGCCGGATGTAGTCGTCCAGGGTCTCGTTGTCGCGCATCGTGAGCGAGTTGAGCTCCATGCGCTCTTGC is a window encoding:
- a CDS encoding histidine kinase, producing the protein MPSFDVSRSRFRLADEHVIVLSELAAGEDLPDEFAAARKELVECGLITRAGKLSHLLLPLMKTVLSPVVVLSLEAAGRQGKLHHGMMIGQDHVVAHEMWPGSAEAEYALVEPKMLVWKLADMVNLQQAPGVREPALSVVETTVGTVEAGLSALATLPQSADQDREHVQRALAAPGTLAEPALTLLAELIVELRSSWRMTAAWQGRYEGQDDVRSRGFAVWDCGPLGYWLRELPAEPVSEERITDDSPFRLVRVEPKAIWTSITDLLPTEEEIRRAEAH